From the Planktothricoides raciborskii GIHE-MW2 genome, the window GGATAGTAATTGTAATGACCGGCCAAACCATTTAAAGCGGTACGCATAGTAGTGAAAGATGGCAGTTTGGCGATATTCGGATCGCGGACATAGCGAGAAGCATATTCATTAATGACTTGACGTGCTTCTGCTTGAGCGGCGATTTTTTCCTCAGAACCTTCTGGCAATTCAATGGCGGTTCTTAAGCTGCTCACCAAATTGAGGGTATCTTGAGTGTAATTACCCGTGAGAATTCCCGTACCCCCGGAACAACCCATCAAACCGATCGCCATAACTAAGACTAAAGCTAGAAGCTTAGAAAATATTTGTTTCATAAACCTGATAAACGCAAATCCAAATTCACCACCATCGTAGCTTGGATTGGGATCGGAGCGATCGCTGTTTCGACATAAACTTCTCTGAATCTATCCACGATCTATCGGTTTTTTGGGGTGTGGGGTGTAGCCCTTCGGCAGGCTCAGGGTAAGAGGTGTGGGGTGTGGGGAACCGCTGCTCCTCTGCCCCCCACACCGATGGCGGCCCCATACCCTACACCCCACACCCCTGTTGCCAGTCAAAAAACTGTCCCATGTTCTACGGAATAAGCAAGGGCGATCGCTCATCCCTGGAAGGAGACAA encodes:
- the psb27 gene encoding photosystem II protein Psb27, coding for MKQIFSKLLALVLVMAIGLMGCSGGTGILTGNYTQDTLNLVSSLRTAIELPEGSEEKIAAQAEARQVINEYASRYVRDPNIAKLPSFTTMRTALNGLAGHYNYYPNRPVPEKLKNRLEQEFKQVEASLRQGV